In one Silene latifolia isolate original U9 population chromosome 10, ASM4854445v1, whole genome shotgun sequence genomic region, the following are encoded:
- the LOC141606075 gene encoding arogenate dehydrogenase 2, chloroplastic, whose amino-acid sequence MFSLSTNLQPAATATAVTRLLPPSLSPPTSVNVLSSLCTVSRRRNNRIRRHSHNGTLTIRNIDAAQPYDYESKLAIVKDSFTKLKIGVLGFGNFGQFLAKTLASQGHTVLAHSRSDYSQIATKLGVSFFTNIDDLCEEHPEVILMCTSILSTEPVLNSLPLQRLKRSTLFVDVLSVKEFPRSLLLQRLPQHFDILCTHPMFGPESGKNGWGGLTFVYDKVRVGNVESRIRRCEGFLDVFRREGCRVVEMSCAEHDRQAAESQFITHFVGRVLEKFGLEDTPINTKGYESLLNLVDNTSKDSFELFYGLFMYNKNSMEQLKRLDAAFESIKGELFGHLHGLLRNQLFEEKHESEKDEWIAKKNAEMKLLSNGSQNGSSGSS is encoded by the coding sequence ATGTTTTCTCTCTCCACCAACCTCCAACCCGCCGCCACCGCCACTGCCGTCACCCGCTTACTGCCGCCTTCACTATCTCCACCAACATCCGTCAATGTACTATCCTCTCTATGCACCGTCAGCCGCCGTCGCAACAACCGCATCCGCCGCCACTCCCACAACGGAACCCTAACTATCCGAAACATCGACGCCGCGCAACCTTACGATTACGAATCAAAGCTCGCGATCGTCAAAGATTCATTCACGAAGCTCAAAATCGGCGTGTTAGGGTTCGGAAATTTCGGACAATTTCTCGCTAAAACCCTAGCTTCTCAAGGACATACTGTTCTTGCACATTCTAGGTCAGATTATTCCCAAATTGCGACGAAATTAGGGGTTTCCTTCTTTACTAATATTGATGATCTTTGCGAAGAACATCCTGAGGTAATTTTGATGTGTACTTCGATTTTATCAACTGAACCTGTGCTTAATTCTTTACCATTACAGCGGCTCAAAAGATCAACGCTCTTTGTCGACGTTTTGTCGGTTAAGGAGTTTCCTAGATCGTTGCTTTTACAGCGTTTACCGCAGCATTTCGATATTTTGTGTACTCATCCTATGTTTGGACCGGAGAGCGGTAAAAATGGTTGGGGAGGGTTAACCTTTGTGTATGATAAGGTTAGGGTTGGGAATGTGGAGAGTAGAATTCGTAGGTGTGAGGGTTTTTTGGATGTGTTTCGGAGAGAAGGGTGTAGGGTTGTGGAAATGAGTTGTGCTGAGCATGATAGACAAGCGGCCGAGTCGCAGTTTATTACACATTTTGTTGGAAGGGTGTTGGAGAAGTTTGGGCTTGAGGATACTCCGATTAATACAAAAGGGTATGagagtttgttgaatttggtggACAATACGTCGAAAGATAGTTTTGAGTTGTTTTATGGGTTGTTTATGTATAATAAGAATTCTATGGAGCAGTTGAAGCGGTTGGATGCGGCGTTTGAGTCGATTAAAGGGGAGTTGTTTGGGCATTTGCATGGTTTGTTGAGGAATCAGTTGTTTGAGGAAAAACACGAGTCAGAGAAAGATGAATGGATTGCTAAGAAGAATGCTGAGATGAAGTTGCTTTCGAATGGGTCACAGAATGGGTCCTCTGGGTCTTCTTAA